The Pseudofrankia sp. DC12 region GCGTCAAGCTCGGGGCGCATGACCATCGCGAGGATCGGCGAACCGTCCCGGCGCCGCCGGGTCACCCGGTAGCGGCCGTCGAGCGTGATGGTCAGGGCGTCGACCTCGACCCGGGCCAGCTGGGCCAGGTCCAGCCCGGCCGCGCTGATGTGGTCGCGTGAGATCCCGACCAGCCCACCGCCGCAGGTCTTGTAACGCGGCAGCTCCGCCCGCTCCAGCAGGCAGACCCGAGCGCCGGCCGCGGCGGCGGCCCGGGCCGCCGCCCCGCCGGCCGGCCCCGCCCCGATCACGACGACGTCGAAGTCCCGCGCGGAGGTGTCGGTCACGGCCCGTCCGTCAGCGCAGCGTCAGGGTGCGGCCGACGACGCCGGCGCGGATGCGGCGCTCCTCGCTGGTGAGCGGGCGGCGCTCGGCGAGCACCTCGTCCATCGCCTTGCGCAGCGCCGCGGCCGGCGCCTCACAGCTGTCGGCGTCCGCGTCGGGCGCCAGGTCCCAGACCGGGACGACCAGCCCGTCGGCCCGGAAGGAGCCGACGAACCGCGACCCCTCGCCGGCGCTGAGCGCGTCGGCGGCGGCAAGACGGGCGAGCGCGTCGAGCAGCTGCTCCTCGGAACGGGAGCGGGCGACGTCCGGGTCGCTGACCCCCGCGACCTCCAGGAACGGCAGCACCCAGCGCAGATGGCGCTTGTCGCCCGGCTGGGTCCAGTAGGCGGCCTCGACGGAGCTCAGCCGCGCGGTCGGCACGACGGTCGCGTTCGCCCGCTCCAGGCTCGACGCCACCTCACCGGACAGGGCGGCCCCGTCCTCGGACGGCGGCAGCCACCAGTCGAACCCGGCGTGCACGGTGATCGTCAGCGGCGCCGGGTCGAGCACGTCGACCAGCCTGGGCAGGCCGGTGAGCCCCTCGGGCAGGCGCTCCACGGCGGTCAGCGCGGAGACCGGCCCGGTGGCGACGACCGTGCCAGGCTCGGCGGCGAGCGCGGCCAGCAGCGCGCCGGCGATGTCCGCGGACGGGTCGAGGCCGGGCACGAGGGTCTGGGTGGCGACGAGGATCTCGCCGGTGTCCCGGACCAGGGCCGGCGCCGCCTGCGGCAGCATGGTGCCGAGCGTGATCTTCCGGTCGGCGTGCTCCGGGTTCTTGGCCAGGTGGTCGGGGTGCAGGGTCAGCGGCGCCGTGGCGCTGGGGATCAGCTCGCGCAGCGCGACCAGGTCGGCCTCGTCCACCCGGCCCGCGAACGGCCGCAGCACCGGAGCCGGGCGCGTCTTGGCGCCGTGGCAGGCCTTGTACCGGCGGCCCGAGCCACACGGGCACTGCTCCCGGGGTCCCACCTGGGGCACGTCGGCCAGGTGGGCGCCGGCGGCCGGAGCCCCGGTGGCGGCGGGTCGAGGACGCGCTGTGGTGGTTCGGCGAGCGATGGCGGGCTCCCGAGGTCAAGGGCGACAGCCGGTCCGGCCGCCGTCCGGTGCGGACGTCATCCGGTAAGGCTAGGGCACGACCGCCCCCAGGACGCGACACGGCGCCCACCGTTTCGCACCGGTCCGCGCGTCCCCCGGCGACGCCCGTGACCGGGCAGTTCGCGGCGGGCGGCGTCAGCCCGCCGGTGTCGGCGCGCCGCACCCGGGCCGGCGAGCCGGCCGACGGAGGGATGGCACTGCCGGGAAACAACGAAAAGCCCATTTTGGCTACGGGCTTTCACTGCAACATCCTCGTCAGGCGCGCGGCGAGTGTCGTGGCCATCAGACATATGGGATGGCGTGGTGATCCGTCCGACCATCAAGGACACCGTCAACGCCGTGTCCGCGAAGCTGACCACGGCGATCCTCGCCGATCTCGACGCGAAGGTCGGGACCGGTGACCCGGACTCGGTCGCCAAGCAGTGGCTGGCCAGCGTGGGTCTCGCCTGACTAGTCGCCCGGGCGGCTCGGGGTGTTCCGGGGCGGGGGCACCTCGGGGAACCGTCGCTCGGAGCCGAGCGGGAGCGTCGTGTCCGGGTCCTCGGCCTGGGCGGCCCGGCGGGCGCGTCCCCACGGGCGCCTGCGGGCGGGTCGCGTGGTCGCCTCGTCGGCCTGCCCGGATGGCTGCGCCCACGGGCTCACCGGCTGGCCGGGGGCCGGTTCGCCGGCAGCCGGGTAACCGCTGGTCCCCGCATACGCGCCTGTTCCGGGGTACCCGCCGAAATCCGGGTACTCGCCGGTGCCCGGGTACCGCAGGGTCGGCGGCGGGGCCCCAGGTGGGCTGACGCTCGGGTAGCCGGGCACCGCGGGACCAGCTGGCGGCTCCGTGACGGCCCACCAAGGGCGCGTCGTGTCGTCCGGGAACTGACCGGCGCCGGGTGGGAACGAGCCATCCGGTGCCGGCATCATCGCCGGAAGGACCGTCGTGCCGTCCGGTTGCGCCCAGGTAGCGGTCAGACGTGCGGGCCATCCAGTCGGGTCGCTGCCCGACCGGCGCAGCCGCTCGGCGCGGTCCGCGGCACCGCGGGAGCGGCGGATCTCGCGGGCCTGGGGGAACAGCGCCGCCGCGGGGACCAGCCCGGCGATCAGGAAACCGAGCTGACCGGGCATCTCGATCAGCCCGAGCGCTCCCCCAGCCACCCAGCCCAGCTGCAACGCGGTCTCCGAGCGGGCGAACGCCGAGTTACGCACGTCGTCGGCCGTGTCGCGCTGGATGATCGCGTCGAGCGCGAGCTTGGCCATCGACGCCGCCAGCATCGCCAGCAGGGCCGCGAACAGCGCCGGGAACTTCGCGTAGTCGACGGCGGCCAGCAGGCAGCCGACGGTCGTGAGGAGTAGCGCGAGCGTCAGGATGCGCTCCGGTCGGCGCCGGCCGAGCCGCCCGCCGATCACCACGCCCAGGCCGCTGCCGACCGCCGCCGAGGCGGCCAGCGCGCCCAGCCACAGGTTCGTCCCGCCCTCGGTACGCAGCAGGAAGGCCAGGAAGAACGTGAGAAACCCCACGATGGCCCGCAGCACCAGAGTCGAGCGCAGGGCCACCGGTGACGCGCCGAGCACCGCCCGGACCAGCGCGTGCCAGCGGGCGTGCTTACCCGCGAGCCGCCCGCCCCGGCGCCCCGGCTCGACGGCGCCCTGCACGACCGTGCCCTGGACCGGCTGGGCCGATGGCCCCACGGCGCCAGGGTGGACGAACGCGGCGCGCGGCCCGGTCGCGCCGGCCACAATGTCGCGCAGCCCGAGCTCACCTTCGTTCGAGTCGACCCGCTTCGGCAGGTTGATCGCGGACAGCACGCCGGCCAGATAGAGCAGCGCGCACAGCCGCAGCACCCACGGGTAACCGACGTAGGGAATGTGTGCGATCCCCAGACCGATGGGCGCCGCGGCGGAACTGGCGACGATGTTGACCATCGACATCCGCGAGTTGACCTTGACCAGCGTCAGCTCGGGCGGCGCCACCCGCGGGATCACGGCGCTGCGCGCGATTCCGAACGCCCGGGACAGCATGAGCAGACCCAGCGCCAGCGGGTAGACCTGCAGGCCGGAGAGCTGGGCCGCGAGCTGCCAGGCCAGCAGGCAGCGCCCCAGGCACAGTGCCGCCAACGCCGTGCGGCGGCCGTAGGACAGCCGGTCGAGCAGCGGCCCGATCACGGGGGCGAGCAGCACGAACGGGACCATCGTGATGAGCAGGTAGAGCGCGACCTTGGACCGGGCCTGGCCAGTCGGCACGGAGAAGAACAACGAGCCGGCCAGGGCGACGGTCACCAGCGCGTCGCCGGCGGCGTTGATCACCGACAGGTCGAGCAGCGCGGCGAGCCCCGAACGGTCGGCGCCATCACGCCGCGTAGTCGCTCGGATTCGACCTACTCCCGTTCCCAGGCTGGCCCGGGCCTTGCCCACGACCCCGGTTGGACGGTCCGTAGCCGCGCCAGGCTCCGTCACGGCCGCGGCGCGGCGCATCGACCGACCGAACCCGCGAGTACCCACCCTGCCGAGTGTGCCCGCCCAACAGCCCCGCGGCCACGACCACGCCGGGCGTACCTGTCGAGCCTGGGCGAGAATGGTGCCGTGGACGATGCAACGGGCGCTGACGACGCAGTGAGCGCTACTCCGGCCGAGCCGGCCGAGACCCAGGACGTGGCGGCGGCCACCGAGCCCGCCCCGCCCATCAAGGCACCGGCGGAGCCGCCTGCCGACCTGACAGCAGCCGCCCCGACTCCAGGTGAACCGCCGGAGCCGGCGATTCCGGCCGCCATCGTCGAGCCACCAGCCGACGAGGTGCCCCCGGCCGCCGACGACGAGCCAGCAGCCGCCGACGTGACGCCAGCTGCCCCGACGGCGCCCGAAGCGTCCGCATCTGAACCATCTCTCGACGTGGCGGCCGGCGTCGAGCCCCCCGCCGAGCCGCAGGCCACGGCCGAGCCGGCCGCCGTGGCCGCGCCTGACACTGTGGCCGAGCCTGACACTGTGGCCGAACCGGCCGCCATGGCCGAACCGGCCGCCATGGCCGAACCGGCCGCCATGGCCGAACCAGAGGCGGCGGCCGAACCAGACGCGGCGGCCGGCCCCGAGACGCCCACCCTCGCCGAGGGCGGCGCCGCGTCCGCCACGACGGCCGAACTCGGTCCGCCCGTCGAGCCGCAGGCCGTGGTCGAGCCTGACACGGCAGGCGAGCCGGAGCCGGCACGCGAGCCCGAGACGCCCGCCATTGCCGAGGGCGAAGCGCCCGACGGGGACGAGGCGGCAGACCGTCCAGAGCTTGGGGTCGCCGAGGCCGACGACGACGACGAGGACGACGACGACCCGGCCGCCGCGCGCGGGACGCGGGCGCGGGCCAACGAGCCGGACCCGGTCTGTGCCGCCGCCGTCGGCCTGGCCCGCGCGGCCGCTGTCGAGGAGGCCGGGTCTCAGGAGGCCGTCGGCGAGCACCTGGGCGTCGAGGCCGAGGGCGAGCGGCTGGTGCTGCACCGGTTCGCCTCACTGGACCTGGCGTACCGCGGCTGGGTGTGGACGGTCGTCACCACCCGTGCCCCTCGAGTGCGCAGGGTCACCGTCGACGACGTCGTGCTGACGCCCGGCGACGACGCGCTGCTCGCGCCAGTGTGGGTGCCGTGGTCGCAGCGGCTGCGCCCGGGGGACGTCGGCGTCGGCGACCTGCTGCCGACCGCCGTCGACGACCCGCGGCTGGCACTGCGCCAGGCCGACGTGGAGGAGTTCGTCGACACCGACGCGTTCCTGGAGCTGGGGCTGGGCCGGCCACGGGTGCTGTCCGCCCTGGGCCGGGAGGAGGCCTCCACTCGCTGGTACGCCGGCGAGCCCGGCCCCGACGCGCACGTGGCGAAGGTCGCTCCGGCGAGCTGCCTGACCTGCGGGTTCCATGTCCGGCTGGCCGGCACGCTCGGCCGGCTGTTCGGGGTGTGTGCCAACGAGCTGGCGCCTGACGACGCGCGGGTGACCTCGATCGACCACGGCTGCGGCGCCCACTCGGAGGCCCTGGTGGCGCCGTCGGCGCACCCGGAGTCGGTCCCGTTCGACGAGGATCCGTCGGATCTCGTGCCGACCGACGTCGAGCTGGTCGGCGCGGCGGCGAGCCCCGGCTCGCCGGAGCCCGCACACGCCGGTCACCCATCCGTGGGCCGCCCGGAGCCGTACGGCCACGCCTAGACCGCAGGGTGACCGGACCAGCCGTCAATCGTCACCGCCCGCCGGGGGCACCACGCTCGGTCGACGCCGATGCTAAGGTCCGTCAACAAAGTCCGGTTTGCCCTCCCCGGGAACCTCGTGCTGTCACCGCGCCGTCCGACACGGTGGTCCTTCCCGGAGGGTCTTCTGTTCCCCGACGATGGCGCACGGAGATCCACACCGACCATGCCTCAGACACGCCGATGAGCCGCACCCTGATCGTCACTGCCGTCCAGGCGGAGGCGGACGCGGTGTGCGCGGGCCTGATGGGTAGCTGGTCTCGCTCCCGCGGACCTTCCACCGAGGTGCCGAGCGCACCTGTCTCCCCCGACTGGGACCGCCAGCTGCTGACCACCTCGACGCTCGGCCCGTACGTCGGCCGTCGCCGCGGCCCGGTGACGGTGCTGGCGGCCGGCACCGGCGGCCCCGCGGCCGCGGCCGGCGCCGCCGTGGCGCTCGCGGTCGCCGCGGCGGCCGGCGACCCGTTCACCCTGGTGCTGTCGATGGGCGTCGCCGGCGGGTTCCGTGGCTGGGCCGAGATCGGCGACCTGGCCGTCGCGACCCAGCTGGTGGCCGCCGACCTGGGCGCCGAGTCCGGCCTGGAGGACCTGCGCGAGCCGGCCGGCAAGGTGCACGAGATGGATCGCAGCCTCGGCTTCCACAGCACCGGAGCGCCACCGCTGCCGCGCGCGACGAGCTCGTCCGCGGACGGGAAGTTCCTCACCCTCGACGACCTGGACCTCGGTTCGTCGACGATCGTGCCCGAGCCCGGCCTGGTCGACCGGCTGGCGACCGTCGTCTGCATCACCGGTCGCCGGATCGTCACCGGCCCGGTGCTCTCCGTCGCCACCGGCACCGGTACCGAGCTGCGCGCGGCGACGCTGACCGCCCGGCTCGACCCGGTCGCCGAGGGCATGGAGGGCTACGCGGTCGGCACCGCGGCCGCGGCCTTCGGCGTCCCGGCCGGTGAGATCCGCGCGATCAGCAACCAGGTTGGCCGGCGGGACCGCGGCAGCTGGAACCTGCCGGCGGCGCTGGCGAGCCTGCGCACGGCCGCCGGAGCACTGGTAGCCCATCCGGACGGGCTGCTGGCGGTGGCGGACGCAGCACGCCCACCGATCGGGCGCTGAGAGCCCTCCAGTCGCCCGCCCGATGCGAGGGCGACGGACAATGAGGGCGTGACGACGTCTCAGGTGACTGCGCTGGGCCAGGCGGAGCACGCGGAGCGGGCGGGCCTGACGCTGGCGATCTCGCCCTGCCCGAACGACACGTTCGCCTTCCACGCGCTCGCGCACGGCCTGGTGCCCGGGGCGCCGCCGGTGTCGGTCACCTTCGCCGACATCGACGTGCTGAACGCCCGCGCGGCCGACGGCCTGGACGACCTGGTGAAGGTCTCGTACGCCGCGCTGCCGTGGCTGCTCGACAGGTACCGGCTGCTGCCGGCCGGCGGGGCACTGGGACGTGGCTGCGGTCCCCTGGTGCTGATGTCCGCCGGAAATCCGGCCACCACGGGCGCTTCAGGGGACGCGGCGGTGCTGCGCGGGGCGCGGGTGGCGATCCCGGGCACCCGGACCACGGCCTACCTGCTGTTCCGCCTGTGGGCGGCGGGCATCGACGTGGCGACGATCGACGTGCTGCCGTTCGAGAAGATCATGCCGGCGGTCCAGGCCGGCCGTTACGACGCCGGGCTCGTGATCCACGAGTCCCGGTTCACCTACCCGTCCTACGGGCTGGTGGCGGTCGCGGACCTGGGTGACTGGTGGGAGGGCGCTACCGGCCTGCCGATCCCGCTCGGGGCGATCCTGGCCCGCCGGGACCTGCCCGAGGAGACGGGCGACCTGGCCGCGGCCGTGCGGGCCAGCGTCGCGGTCGCGTTCGCCGACCCGGCGGCCTCCGCGAGCTGGGTGCTCGCACACTCCCAGGAGCTGGCGCCCGAGGTCGTCCAGGCGCACATCAACCTGTACGTCAACGACTTCAGCCTCGACCTCGGTGACGAGGGCTATGCCGCCGCCGAGGAGCTCCTCGGCCGGGCGGCCGCCGAGAACCTGGTCCCCGCGCTCCCCGCCCCCCTCCGCGAGCCCTAGCCACCCCAAGGCAACCAGCGCACGCGACCGGACCGCACAACGCAACCAGGAACCCAGCCCACAGCCCCGCTCAACCCCAGATCTCCACGCCACCACACAGCAAACGCTGGGAGGGCGCACAGCGCCCGACAGGCGGAGCGTCCCGCGGGCGCTCAGCGCCCAGACAAGCACACGCGACCAGACCCGCACAACGCAACCAGGAACCCAGCCCACAGCCCCGCTCAACCCCAGATCTCCACGCCACCACACAGCAAACGCTGGGAGGGCGCACAGCGCCCGACAGGCGGAGCGTCCCGCGGGCGCTCAGCGCCCGTTCGGGACGATCCGCCCTATGCCTCAAGCTCGCTGGCGACGGCGTGGACGACCTTCGCCACGCGCTGGGCGATGCGGCGGTCCGGGTAGCGGCCGCGCCGGAGCTCACGCTGGACGTCGTCCAACACCTTGATCATGTCCTCGACCATGGCGTGCAACTCGTCGGGGCTGCGCCGCGCGGCCTCCTTGGCTGCCTTCGCCATGGAGGGCGGCGCGGCGAGGAGCCGGACGGAGAGCGCCTGGTCGCCCTTGCGACCCGCGGCGATGCCGAACTCGACCTTGTCGCCCGCGCGCAGCTTCTCGACACCGGCCGGCAGCGCGGCCTTGCGGACGAAGACATCCCCACCGTCGTCGCGGGAGAGGAAGCCGAAACCCCTGTCCACGTCATACCACTTGACCTTGCCGGTGGGCACGGGCGACCTCGTTCTTCGCGCGACGGGAGCTACAACGCTTTCTCCCCACCGTCGGGCGGCCGTCGGTCCGGCTCCCCGTCGTTCGCTCGGCCGCCAACCGGTGGGATCCCTGGCGGCAAAGAAGGCGCGACCATGCCTGCCTGGCCGCGCCCTCACGCCGGTCGCGCCGGCCCGCGGTGAGCGGGCCGAGAGACCGGCAAACGACGGTGCTCAGGCTATCCGGCCGGCGCCCGACAGGCGCGAGATTTCCGCCGCCGCAGGCGGACGACACACCCCGGGCCGGAGCGGCGCGCGCCGCGGCCCGCCGTTCACGCAGGCCAGGGCTCAGAGCAGCTCGTTCATGGACCCCGACCGGAATCCGCGCGGATCCACCTCGACGACGCCGAACCCGGTGACCACCGCGGTCAGGTCGGGCCGCGCGGCGAGCGTCGGCACCAGCTCGGCGTCCACCTCGATCGAGGCCCGGTCACCCAGGTCACGCACCCGCAGGTCACGGCAGGGAAGCTCGGCGTCGGCCAGGGCCAGCCGCAGTGCCTGCTCGGCACGCTCGACCCGGGCGAGCCGGCTGGGCGTCACCTCGATCCCGTAGGCGATCCGGCTGGCGAGGCAGGCCGCGGCCGGCTTGTCAGCCGTGACCAGGCCAAGCCGGCGGGAGGCGGCCCGGACCTGCCGTTTGGTCAGCCCGGCATCGAGAAGCGGGGTGGCGGCCCCCCGCTCGGCCGCGGCCCGGATACCAGGGCGGAACCCGGCGACGGCGTCGTCAGCGTTCGTCCCGGTGACGACGTGGGCCAGGCCCAGCTCAGCTGCCAGCGGGCCGAGCGTCTCGGTCAGCTCGGCCTTGCAGAAATAGCAGCGATCCGCGCCGTTGGCGATGTAGCCGGGCCGGGACTGCTCAGCGGTGCTGGGCAGCAGGTGCCGCACCCCGAGCGCCGCGGCGAACGCGCGGGCGGCCTCGAGCTCGGCGGCCGGCAGGGATGGGGAGACGGCGGTCGCGGCGGTGACCGCGCCGGGCCCGAGCGTCCGGACCGCCCAGGCGAGCAGGAAGGCCGAGTCGGCCCCGCCGGAGAAGGCCACCAACACCGAGCCCAGGTCCGTCAGCCGGGCACTCAGCGCCGCCAGCCGCTCGTCGAGAACCGCGTCGGCGAGCCAGTCGGGGAACTCCTCGAGCCCGCCCAGCACGACGTCCGCGCCGGCGGCCGACAGCGCCCCCGCGTCGTGGGACCCGGTGGTCAGCCCGACGGACAGCGCCCCGCCGGCCCGCGCGCCGATCACGTCGCCCTCGTGGTCACCTACGTAGATGTGCACGCCGTGCTCGCGGATCGCGTCCCCCTTCGCCGCGGCCCAGAGCCAGCCGACGATGACGTCCGGCTCGATGCCGATCGCCGCCAGGCTGGCGCGTGCGAGCCATTCGGCCTTGGCCGTCACCACGACCACCCGGCCGCCTTCCCGCCGGACCGCCTCGACGGCGCGTGCCGCCCCTGGCATCGCCTCCGACACCGGCACGGCGTGGTCGACGTACAGCTCGCGGTAGAGCGTGGCGGCGGCGGCGACCTCGTCGGCCGGGAACCAGTTCGCGAGCTCGTGCTCCAGCGGCGGGCCCAGCCGGCTCGCGGCCAGCTCGCCGTCGATCGGGACGCCGGTACGGGCCGCGATCTCCGCGTAGATCGCGACGATGCCCCGCCGCGCATCCAGCAGCGTGAGATCCAGGTCAAAGCCGACGACAAGCGGAGCAGAACTCACCCGAGCTGACACGTCCCGAGCGTAACGACCGGGTTTCCGCCCTGGCCAACAGACGGCGCCAGGGCGGTCGTCGTCACGGCGGGCGGGCCGGCGTCAACGCTCGATCGGGATCTGGGCCCCCTGGCCGAGCAGGCCGTCGTGCAGCTCCAGGCGGGTCGGGGCGGTGTCGACCGGGATGTCGAAGATCAGCGTTCCACTCACCTGGGCGTCCGGCTCGATCTTGTTCCACAACGAGTCGAACGGGTAGTAGAGCCGGGACTCGAAGGACGAGTAGGCCTGGTGGCGGCCACCGTCCTGGTCGTACATGAACTGCTGGTTGGCGACCAGCGTGCGCGACGAGTTCCCGATGTTCCGAACGTTGATCTTGACGAGGCAGTACTGGCCGTCCGGCTTGCGCGGGATGATGCCGATCTTCTGGACGCCGCAGCGCAGACTCTGGACCTGGAACTGGAGCGAGCCGTCGGTGTAGACGTGGCTGTTCGGCCCGGTCGCCGTCGGTGTCGGCGTCCTCGACGGCGGGAGAGCGCTGCCCGGCTCGGACGAGTCGCCCGGATTGAGCGCGATCAGGGTGATCGCCAGCGCGCCCAGGATGACCAGCGCGACCGTCAGCCAGAGCCCGAGCCTGCTGCCGCCGCGCCGGCGGCCACTGGCGCGGACCGGCATCCCGGGCCGAGCGGGGCCCTGGTAGCCGGCGGCGCCCCGGCGCCCGCCGGCCGCAGGGGAGGACGGCCGCCGCGGCGCCACGATGCCGCCGGGCCGCTGGTCATAGTGCCCCGGCGCCTGCCGCGGGTCATGGCCGGGGCCACCGAACCGCGCCGCGCCCTCGACCTGCTCCGTCGCGTCGCCGTAGCCGGGTGGAGCGACCCGCGTCCGCGGCAGCGCGCCGGACGGATCCGGGCCGGTCAACGCGACCACGGCGGGGCTCGCCATCACCTCGGCCCGGTCAGCGGCGAGCCCGAGCAGCTCCTCACCCGGCGGCACGACCGGCCCACCGCTGGGACCGCGCTCGATCAGAGCCAGCAGCAGGTCGCGCGCCGTCGGGCGGGCCGCGGGATCCTTGGCCAGCGCGGCCTCGATCAGGTCCCGCATCGGCGGAGCCAGGCCGGTCAGGTCCGGTGCGGCGGAAACGGTCCGGTAGGCCAGGTCGATGTCCTTGCCCTCGCCGAACGGGTGCTGCCCGGTCCCGGCGTAGGCCATCAGGATGCCCCAGGTGAAGATGTCCGCCGCCGGGCCGATCGGCTGGCCGTTGATCTGCTCGGGCGCCATCCAGCCGGCCGAGCCGAACCCCCACGACGTGGGCTTGGCCGTCGAGCCGTGGGCCACCGCCTGGGCGATCCCGAAATCGATCACCCGCGGCCCGGACAGCGACAGCAGCACATTGCTCGGCTTGAGGTCGCGATGCACCAGCCCGGCGCGATGGATCGCCGTCA contains the following coding sequences:
- a CDS encoding DUF5926 family protein, with the translated sequence MPQVGPREQCPCGSGRRYKACHGAKTRPAPVLRPFAGRVDEADLVALRELIPSATAPLTLHPDHLAKNPEHADRKITLGTMLPQAAPALVRDTGEILVATQTLVPGLDPSADIAGALLAALAAEPGTVVATGPVSALTAVERLPEGLTGLPRLVDVLDPAPLTITVHAGFDWWLPPSEDGAALSGEVASSLERANATVVPTARLSSVEAAYWTQPGDKRHLRWVLPFLEVAGVSDPDVARSRSEEQLLDALARLAAADALSAGEGSRFVGSFRADGLVVPVWDLAPDADADSCEAPAAALRKAMDEVLAERRPLTSEERRIRAGVVGRTLTLR
- a CDS encoding MFS transporter, yielding MRRAAAVTEPGAATDRPTGVVGKARASLGTGVGRIRATTRRDGADRSGLAALLDLSVINAAGDALVTVALAGSLFFSVPTGQARSKVALYLLITMVPFVLLAPVIGPLLDRLSYGRRTALAALCLGRCLLAWQLAAQLSGLQVYPLALGLLMLSRAFGIARSAVIPRVAPPELTLVKVNSRMSMVNIVASSAAAPIGLGIAHIPYVGYPWVLRLCALLYLAGVLSAINLPKRVDSNEGELGLRDIVAGATGPRAAFVHPGAVGPSAQPVQGTVVQGAVEPGRRGGRLAGKHARWHALVRAVLGASPVALRSTLVLRAIVGFLTFFLAFLLRTEGGTNLWLGALAASAAVGSGLGVVIGGRLGRRRPERILTLALLLTTVGCLLAAVDYAKFPALFAALLAMLAASMAKLALDAIIQRDTADDVRNSAFARSETALQLGWVAGGALGLIEMPGQLGFLIAGLVPAAALFPQAREIRRSRGAADRAERLRRSGSDPTGWPARLTATWAQPDGTTVLPAMMPAPDGSFPPGAGQFPDDTTRPWWAVTEPPAGPAVPGYPSVSPPGAPPPTLRYPGTGEYPDFGGYPGTGAYAGTSGYPAAGEPAPGQPVSPWAQPSGQADEATTRPARRRPWGRARRAAQAEDPDTTLPLGSERRFPEVPPPRNTPSRPGD
- a CDS encoding DUF3027 domain-containing protein, with translation MDDATGADDAVSATPAEPAETQDVAAATEPAPPIKAPAEPPADLTAAAPTPGEPPEPAIPAAIVEPPADEVPPAADDEPAAADVTPAAPTAPEASASEPSLDVAAGVEPPAEPQATAEPAAVAAPDTVAEPDTVAEPAAMAEPAAMAEPAAMAEPEAAAEPDAAAGPETPTLAEGGAASATTAELGPPVEPQAVVEPDTAGEPEPAREPETPAIAEGEAPDGDEAADRPELGVAEADDDDEDDDDPAAARGTRARANEPDPVCAAAVGLARAAAVEEAGSQEAVGEHLGVEAEGERLVLHRFASLDLAYRGWVWTVVTTRAPRVRRVTVDDVVLTPGDDALLAPVWVPWSQRLRPGDVGVGDLLPTAVDDPRLALRQADVEEFVDTDAFLELGLGRPRVLSALGREEASTRWYAGEPGPDAHVAKVAPASCLTCGFHVRLAGTLGRLFGVCANELAPDDARVTSIDHGCGAHSEALVAPSAHPESVPFDEDPSDLVPTDVELVGAAASPGSPEPAHAGHPSVGRPEPYGHA
- the mqnB gene encoding futalosine hydrolase, producing the protein MSRTLIVTAVQAEADAVCAGLMGSWSRSRGPSTEVPSAPVSPDWDRQLLTTSTLGPYVGRRRGPVTVLAAGTGGPAAAAGAAVALAVAAAAGDPFTLVLSMGVAGGFRGWAEIGDLAVATQLVAADLGAESGLEDLREPAGKVHEMDRSLGFHSTGAPPLPRATSSSADGKFLTLDDLDLGSSTIVPEPGLVDRLATVVCITGRRIVTGPVLSVATGTGTELRAATLTARLDPVAEGMEGYAVGTAAAAFGVPAGEIRAISNQVGRRDRGSWNLPAALASLRTAAGALVAHPDGLLAVADAARPPIGR
- a CDS encoding 1,4-dihydroxy-6-naphthoate synthase; translated protein: MTTSQVTALGQAEHAERAGLTLAISPCPNDTFAFHALAHGLVPGAPPVSVTFADIDVLNARAADGLDDLVKVSYAALPWLLDRYRLLPAGGALGRGCGPLVLMSAGNPATTGASGDAAVLRGARVAIPGTRTTAYLLFRLWAAGIDVATIDVLPFEKIMPAVQAGRYDAGLVIHESRFTYPSYGLVAVADLGDWWEGATGLPIPLGAILARRDLPEETGDLAAAVRASVAVAFADPAASASWVLAHSQELAPEVVQAHINLYVNDFSLDLGDEGYAAAEELLGRAAAENLVPALPAPLREP
- a CDS encoding cold-shock protein, translated to MPTGKVKWYDVDRGFGFLSRDDGGDVFVRKAALPAGVEKLRAGDKVEFGIAAGRKGDQALSVRLLAAPPSMAKAAKEAARRSPDELHAMVEDMIKVLDDVQRELRRGRYPDRRIAQRVAKVVHAVASELEA
- the larE gene encoding ATP-dependent sacrificial sulfur transferase LarE, which produces MSSAPLVVGFDLDLTLLDARRGIVAIYAEIAARTGVPIDGELAASRLGPPLEHELANWFPADEVAAAATLYRELYVDHAVPVSEAMPGAARAVEAVRREGGRVVVVTAKAEWLARASLAAIGIEPDVIVGWLWAAAKGDAIREHGVHIYVGDHEGDVIGARAGGALSVGLTTGSHDAGALSAAGADVVLGGLEEFPDWLADAVLDERLAALSARLTDLGSVLVAFSGGADSAFLLAWAVRTLGPGAVTAATAVSPSLPAAELEAARAFAAALGVRHLLPSTAEQSRPGYIANGADRCYFCKAELTETLGPLAAELGLAHVVTGTNADDAVAGFRPGIRAAAERGAATPLLDAGLTKRQVRAASRRLGLVTADKPAAACLASRIAYGIEVTPSRLARVERAEQALRLALADAELPCRDLRVRDLGDRASIEVDAELVPTLAARPDLTAVVTGFGVVEVDPRGFRSGSMNELL
- a CDS encoding serine/threonine-protein kinase, which codes for MTEDVAGAERRPASGLSGDPLAAHDPRRVGPYPLLSRLGTGGMGTVYLGRGERGRLVAVKIIRPDLAADEEFRRRFRQEVAAARRVAPFCTAEVLDADPDAPAPYLVTEFIDGLRLDQAIARGGPLTPSTLTGLAVGVATALTAIHRAGLVHRDLKPSNVLLSLSGPRVIDFGIAQAVAHGSTAKPTSWGFGSAGWMAPEQINGQPIGPAADIFTWGILMAYAGTGQHPFGEGKDIDLAYRTVSAAPDLTGLAPPMRDLIEAALAKDPAARPTARDLLLALIERGPSGGPVVPPGEELLGLAADRAEVMASPAVVALTGPDPSGALPRTRVAPPGYGDATEQVEGAARFGGPGHDPRQAPGHYDQRPGGIVAPRRPSSPAAGGRRGAAGYQGPARPGMPVRASGRRRGGSRLGLWLTVALVILGALAITLIALNPGDSSEPGSALPPSRTPTPTATGPNSHVYTDGSLQFQVQSLRCGVQKIGIIPRKPDGQYCLVKINVRNIGNSSRTLVANQQFMYDQDGGRHQAYSSFESRLYYPFDSLWNKIEPDAQVSGTLIFDIPVDTAPTRLELHDGLLGQGAQIPIER